In Capsicum annuum cultivar UCD-10X-F1 chromosome 8, UCD10Xv1.1, whole genome shotgun sequence, the genomic window GGATGTCCTAGACGCCTACACCAAACCTTCATCTTACTAGTTGTAGGAGTACACGAAAAAGATAGTACACGAGGAATGGAAAAGTGCATAGGAAACAATCTTCCAACTTTAGGCCCCTTCGCGATTATCTTCTCCGACACTTAATCCTGCACAAGGGAACCATTACGAGAAAATTTCACATCACAATTGTCATCTACTAATTGACCAACCGTAATAAGACTAGTGGGAGCTTTGGTGACACAAAAACATTCTTGAAAGTATTAGTAATATCCCCAATTTTGGTAATAGGTAAATTACTACCATTGGCAACCTGAATTTGTAAGAGGCCGTGATACTTACGAACATTTTTTGGCTCACTAATTGAGTTGGTCATATGATTGGAAGCGTCATAATCAACAAGCCAAAATTAGATGTAACAAACTAGTTGAATTGGACATATGATTGGAAGCGCCAGAATCAACAAGCCAAAAAGTAGATGTCATATTGTTACCTTGTAGCCCCTCGGCTGAAAAGGCTGACACAATCATTTGTTGTACCATTTCAGGAGTAAGAACTTGTCCAAAGTAGGAAATTGGTTAGTTCCTGTTGCATACGAGTTATCAGAAGTTGAACCATTTATCTCCGCTTGGAAGGCATTGATCCTACGATTTTGAGGACGTGTGGGACAATCCTTGATTATATGCCTGTGTTGTTTACAATAATTACAGAACTTCTTACCATAATTACTCACAATATGGCCATATTGTTTGCAATTGTAGCATCGAATTCTGCTCATATCCCTACCCTTTCTTTTTCCTTGAGCAGCAACTGCAGTAGTCAGGATGTTTTCTTGCTTGAAAGCATTTTGTGTGAAAAGATGTTGCACTTCACGAAGTAATTCCTTAAAACAGATATCCAAAGAGGGAGACGGGTCTCGATTCATCAAGTTAGAGCGCACACTCTCAAATCCAGGTtgcaatttcatcaaaaattctgTTTTGCTTTGCTCATGAACTGTTTGAATTACAGAGATAGATTCAGCAGATAGTttagcataaataatatcaataaattcaGCCCATGAGTTCTAAAATCCTGAAAAATAATCTTGAATGGAGAGACCTCCTTGAGAGTAATTAGCAATTTCATGCTCTAGTTGAAAGCTCCTTGTGTTATGGTCTTGGTTGTAAACCTTTTGTAAGTAA contains:
- the LOC107840340 gene encoding uncharacterized protein LOC107840340, with translation MHNKQLHDDRRLLNVKNLNIWGNSSLTKPLSGKLIRQSMKVPIHSAAATGVKSFINQQWEKSVGRGRYDRCKRGQPRASEASRAIKAAKTFMPENPYFFLILEKSGKELWGHIDGSDPSPTDPTKLGEWKIKDARVMTWILGSIDPLIVLNLRSYKTTKAMWDYLQKVYNQDHNTRSFQLEHEIANYSQGVHEQSKTEFLMKLQPGFESVRSNLMNRDPSPSLDICFKELLREVQHLFTQNAFKQENILTTAVAAQGKRKGRDMSRIRCYNCKQYGHIVSNYGKKFCNYCKQHRHIIKDCPTRPQNRRINAFQAEINGSTSDNSYATGTNQFPTLDKFLLLKWYNK